In one Nitrososphaera sp. genomic region, the following are encoded:
- a CDS encoding 50S ribosomal protein L10 encodes MAQVAQQQRKHYPKKKRLMYEELQQLPENYNVIALSKMTKVRATQLMMLRKKFRSDIKIRIIKNKVAQRAFEKVQGVAGMENLSKELEGQCALMFTNISPFKLNLIFAQNKVFLPAKGGDIASKEIVVPAGNTGIAPGPVLSEFKVANIQTKIDQGTIWVNKDTVAAKPGDVISQALASLLGKLNIKPIEAGIAVNFAISEGLMFKERDLQINLAEYRDELIRSFQQALALATEVGYMTPETVTPLLVKAEQQARSLAAESGYLAPDTAQYVLPRAEAKAQALANEAKKKGYTPQ; translated from the coding sequence TTGGCCCAAGTAGCGCAGCAGCAACGCAAGCACTACCCTAAGAAAAAGCGCTTGATGTACGAGGAGCTCCAGCAGCTACCCGAGAACTACAACGTAATAGCGCTCTCGAAGATGACCAAGGTGCGCGCAACGCAACTCATGATGCTGCGCAAAAAATTCCGAAGTGACATAAAGATAAGGATAATCAAAAACAAGGTTGCGCAACGGGCCTTTGAGAAGGTCCAGGGCGTTGCAGGCATGGAGAACCTGAGCAAGGAACTCGAAGGCCAGTGCGCGCTCATGTTTACAAACATCAGCCCGTTCAAGCTCAACCTGATCTTTGCCCAGAACAAGGTGTTCCTGCCGGCCAAAGGAGGCGACATTGCAAGCAAGGAAATTGTGGTCCCTGCTGGCAACACCGGGATTGCTCCCGGACCCGTGCTTTCCGAGTTCAAGGTCGCCAATATTCAGACGAAAATAGACCAGGGCACTATCTGGGTGAACAAGGACACCGTGGCCGCAAAGCCCGGCGACGTCATCTCGCAGGCACTCGCCTCGCTTCTCGGCAAACTGAACATAAAGCCGATTGAGGCGGGCATCGCGGTCAACTTTGCGATATCAGAGGGCCTGATGTTCAAGGAGCGGGACCTCCAGATTAATCTGGCCGAGTACAGGGACGAACTGATCCGTTCGTTCCAGCAGGCACTCGCGCTTGCGACCGAGGTCGGCTACATGACGCCCGAGACCGTTACTCCTCTACTCGTCAAGGCAGAACAGCAGGCACGCTCGCTTGCCGCAGAGTCCGGGTACCTTGCGCCTGATACCGCCCAGTACGTTCTTCCAAGGGCAGAGGCCAAGGCTCAGGCACTGGCTAACGAGGCAAAGAAGAAGGGCTACACGCCACAGTAG
- a CDS encoding translation initiation factor eIF-1A, whose product MGKKKVLSESALKEMVMPQQGELLGRVIKLVGGDNIIVKCTDGKVRTCRIRGKIKRRMWIRDNDLVLIAPWDFQSERADIIWRYISAHAEKMKADGLLNGLD is encoded by the coding sequence ATAGGCAAGAAAAAAGTACTCTCTGAATCCGCGTTGAAGGAAATGGTTATGCCACAGCAGGGAGAGCTGCTTGGCCGAGTTATCAAACTTGTCGGCGGAGATAACATCATTGTCAAATGCACCGATGGTAAAGTCAGAACTTGCAGGATAAGAGGCAAAATTAAGCGCAGGATGTGGATACGCGACAACGACCTTGTACTCATTGCCCCATGGGACTTTCAGTCTGAAAGGGCAGACATCATCTGGCGCTACATTTCCGCACACGCCGAGAAGATGAAGGCCGACGGTCTTTTAAACGGCCTCGACTGA
- a CDS encoding 50S ribosomal protein L1 yields the protein MVSDSQLLELVKRAREGSPKRKFSQSAELTLILKDIDVKKGFNLNEVVALPHKPSKQPTICVIGGGDLGTRARAAGIDKVMAPEELDRLGTNKREARKLVRGHDFFLADTGQMASVGRSLGQFMGPKGKMPTPLPYGAPVENIANRFRNSVRVRAKSQLNVAAKIGDEKMEDSQLAENASAVIAAIEKKLPQGDKNIRNAMIKFTMGKGVKLSSLKEAKKEQE from the coding sequence ATGGTAAGCGATAGCCAACTGCTCGAGCTGGTCAAGCGCGCTAGAGAGGGTTCGCCCAAGCGCAAGTTTAGCCAGTCCGCCGAGTTGACACTTATTCTGAAGGATATCGACGTAAAGAAAGGTTTCAACCTTAACGAGGTGGTGGCCCTTCCCCACAAGCCAAGCAAGCAGCCGACCATTTGCGTTATTGGAGGAGGAGACCTCGGGACCCGGGCCAGAGCCGCAGGGATTGACAAGGTGATGGCTCCTGAGGAACTTGACAGGCTTGGCACAAACAAGCGCGAGGCCCGAAAATTAGTCCGCGGTCACGACTTTTTCCTTGCCGACACGGGTCAGATGGCCTCGGTTGGTCGCTCTCTGGGTCAGTTCATGGGTCCAAAGGGCAAGATGCCCACGCCTCTTCCCTATGGGGCGCCGGTCGAGAACATTGCCAACAGGTTCAGAAATTCGGTGCGAGTAAGGGCAAAGAGCCAGCTGAACGTTGCGGCCAAGATAGGCGACGAAAAGATGGAAGACAGCCAGCTAGCGGAAAACGCAAGTGCCGTAATTGCGGCGATTGAGAAGAAGCTTCCGCAGGGCGACAAGAACATCCGGAACGCCATGATAAAATTCACCATGGGCAAGGGCGTCAAGCTATCGTCTCTAAAAGAGGCCAAGAAGGAGCAGGAATAG
- the rpl12p gene encoding 50S ribosomal protein P1 — protein MEYVYAALLLHKLKQNITEDNVKNVIKATGASPDDVRVKALVAALSEVNIDEALKAAPVAVASAAPAAAAPSGGAAAAPAKEEKKDEKKEEEALEGLSSLFG, from the coding sequence ATGGAATACGTTTACGCTGCACTACTGCTCCACAAGCTAAAGCAGAATATCACCGAGGATAATGTCAAGAACGTGATCAAGGCCACCGGTGCAAGCCCGGACGACGTGAGGGTAAAGGCACTCGTGGCCGCGCTTTCAGAAGTTAACATTGATGAGGCCCTAAAGGCAGCCCCGGTGGCTGTAGCTTCCGCTGCTCCGGCAGCTGCGGCGCCTTCAGGCGGTGCAGCAGCGGCTCCAGCAAAGGAAGAGAAGAAGGACGAAAAGAAAGAGGAAGAGGCGCTCGAAGGGCTCTCTTCGCTCTTTGGTTAA
- a CDS encoding DNA alkylation repair protein → MRERQVVCAVRKELWTAADPVRALLLAKYFKTGPGQYGHGDLFIGITVPLLRRIAKQHAKNAEQQDIRQLVASPYHEERLVGLLLLVQMASCREMLEPAARLYLTIRERVNNWDLVDLSAPKILGAYLADKNDRSVLYDLARSKVVWDRRIAIISTFYLIRNSDFADALKISRMLLTDEHDLIHKAVGWTLREIGKRDSNLLESFILENYSKIPRTTLRYAIERFSNDKRLYLLQLKASGAMRKM, encoded by the coding sequence GTGCGCGAAAGACAGGTAGTATGCGCCGTTAGGAAGGAGCTTTGGACAGCAGCGGACCCTGTCAGGGCGCTATTGCTTGCCAAGTATTTCAAGACCGGCCCCGGTCAGTACGGGCACGGTGACCTATTCATTGGAATTACGGTCCCGCTGCTAAGACGCATTGCAAAACAACATGCAAAGAATGCAGAGCAGCAGGACATCCGGCAACTTGTTGCGTCGCCCTATCATGAAGAGAGGCTTGTGGGGCTTTTGCTGCTCGTGCAGATGGCATCGTGCCGAGAAATGCTGGAACCTGCTGCTAGGCTCTACCTGACCATCCGCGAAAGGGTGAACAACTGGGACCTGGTCGACCTTTCGGCACCTAAGATTCTAGGGGCTTATCTTGCAGACAAGAATGATCGCTCGGTACTCTACGACTTGGCGCGTTCGAAGGTTGTCTGGGACAGACGCATCGCGATAATTTCTACGTTTTACCTTATCAGAAACAGCGACTTTGCCGACGCGCTGAAGATAAGTAGGATGCTTCTAACCGATGAGCACGACCTCATACACAAGGCGGTAGGATGGACGCTGCGTGAAATTGGCAAGCGCGATTCCAACCTGCTTGAGAGTTTTATACTTGAAAATTACAGCAAGATTCCGCGTACCACGCTTCGCTATGCGATCGAGCGATTTTCAAATGACAAGCGGCTCTACCTCTTACAGCTCAAAGCGAGCGGCGCGATGAGGAAAATGTAG